A window from candidate division TA06 bacterium encodes these proteins:
- a CDS encoding YjbQ family protein — protein MKSYRQKLWFNLPARRGFVNITPQVEECLREGGIQEDLYLVNAMHVTASVFINDDEDGLHQDYEKWLETIAPHEPVSQYLHNRTGEDNGDAHLKQQIMGREIVATVTKGKLDFGHWEQIFYGEFDGRRKKRVLVKIIGE, from the coding sequence ATAAAATCCTACCGCCAGAAACTCTGGTTCAACCTCCCCGCCCGCCGGGGATTCGTGAACATCACGCCCCAGGTGGAGGAGTGCCTGAGGGAGGGCGGCATCCAGGAAGACCTGTACCTGGTGAACGCCATGCACGTCACTGCTTCGGTCTTCATCAACGACGACGAGGACGGCCTGCACCAGGACTACGAGAAATGGCTGGAGACTATAGCACCCCACGAGCCGGTCTCGCAGTACCTGCACAACCGGACCGGCGAGGACAACGGCGACGCCCATCTTAAGCAGCAGATCATGGGCCGGGAGATCGTGGCGACGGTGACCAAAGGGAAGCTGGATTTTGGGCACTGGGAGCAGATCTTCTATGGCGAGTTCGACGGGAGGAGAAAAAAGCGAGTGCTGGTGAAGATAATCGGAGAATGA